TCAGATGTGATTTCACTACGTCTTACGTCACGACCAAATGTTTGGAGGATTGCATCTGTGAGGTCTTTGGGTGGTGAGTCTACGATTTTCAGTTTATCACTGTTGTCGAAGGATATGCAGATCCAGTCGCAGGGCGGTGGGATGGGATCTTGTTTCCGAAAGATGAGGGAATCTGGTACGTCAGTCAAGTTCACAGGAGAGTAAGAGAGTCTTACCTTTACTCTCAGACTTGAGCGTGATCTCCATAGATCCTTGCAACACCCACCCCATATCAAACAATTTCTCCAGAATTCTCAGCATTAATCTCCTCGAATCATCGTTCCCACCAGATCTATGCAACCAAGGCCTTCCACGAAGCCTGAATTCTATTGACTCCCCATATGGTTGCACATGTGCGAGACCAGGTGACCACCGCGCTGCGACGACTTCTTTGATGCCTGATACTTCTGGTTCTGTGAAGTTGATGAGACGAATGCGGTCAAACATGTTGAAGGTCATGCAAGCGAATTGGGTTTGGAAGACGGGTGGTGATGAGGCCATGGTCTCTTGGAATGATGGAGGAAGATCGGGGGTTTTCTCGGGTATTTCTGTGGCTTTGGAAGTAGACATCTTGAAATGAGTTTATAGATTGAGTTGTGATGCTAAATGATGAAAAAAAGCCATGTGTTGCGCTGGGGTTGTATAGGTATTGGTGTCGCGCAGAAATTCGCTTTATGTCGGGAATAGCGTCACTAGCTTTAGCTCAAAGAACACCAAAAACCTTCTGGAATAGAGTGGGTTCCGGGTGCTTTATACACCTCACCAGGCTAACCAACTTCTGTTGGGTCGTGTGCTGCCTTACCGTGGCTGTGCGAGGCGCGGGGCGCAGCAAGATCACCACCACCCTCAGACTGATCCTCACTGCTTGCTGGCCATAAGCTGATCATTACATCTTGGCACAGACCCCAAAGTTGGAGCAGCAATTGGCTTTTTTTCATTctctctcatcaaagtcttaCAAGTCTAGTTATAACACGCCCGCTCCTCTCTCCGAAACTCCCATGCCCATCTACCACCCGGCCCAAATTCTACAAGCAAAAAAAGTAGTAAAAACTGCCGTGGTTCTGGCCATGCCCGTCGCCGCGTTTTTTTTGTTNNNNNNNNNNNNNNNNNNNNNNNNNNNNNNNNNNNNNNNNNNNNNNNNNNNNNNNNNNNNNNNNNNNNNNNNNNNNNNNNNNNNNNNNNNNNNNNNNNNNNNNNNNNNNNNNNNNNNNNNNNNTCTCGAGTTTTGTGTCTTTGAGTTGCTCTGCATTATGCTGAGCATGTAGTCGTCAATGGTGTGCATTTTGTGACCCCATGCGTTATACTCCAATTCTTCTTCCAATTGGGGTGTGTCGAGATCGTCGAGGCCGCCGTCGAGAACAGACTTGCCGGCGGGAGTACCTTGTCGCGCTGTTGATGTGCCGGAAGCATTGTTGCTGGGCTTCTCGGTAAAGTCAGCATCGTCTGCTTGGATTTCCTTCTCTGCGACACGGGCTGCTGCTACATCCTCTCTGTCTTCCGCTTGTTCAAGCGCCCGACCGACTCGTCGCTGATCAGTATTGGTGTCAGGGCCGCCGAGAACTCTATCCAAGGCAGCGTCTGCAGCATCCAATCCTTCGCTCTTCGTGTCAAGTTTGTCGCTGAGGACATCCCGTACAGAGAGTTTGTTGAAGTAGTCGGTGGTGAACTCTCCTTCTTGAATGACTACATCATCCAACATTTGCTTCTGTGAAGCTTTGCGAAGAATGTTGGCTTCAATTGTGTGTTCACTGACTAGGCGGTAGATGTGTACATCGCGAGTTTGTCCAATACGATGGCATCGATCTTGGCATTGCTTGTCCATGGCGGGGTTCCAGTCTTGGTCATAAAAGATGACGGTATCTGCACCTGTAAGATTGATGCCGAGACCACCTGATCGAGTCGACAGGATGAAGCATAGAATTCGCGGGTCATTATTGAATCGGTCGGTAAGGATTTGTCGCTGTTCAACCTTGGTAGCACCATCCAAACGGAGATATTTGTGGCCGTGAATGTTCAAGAATTGTTCTAGGATGTCCAAGACCTTGGTCATTTGTGTAAAGATGAGGGCGCGATGACCGCCAGTCTGAAGCTTTCGCAGTAGCTTGTCCAAAACTTGGAGCTTTCCGCAGTCGTATTGTAATAGACGCTTGTCGGGGAATTGAATGCTGAGTCGCATGCGCCCTTCATGCCAAGGATCGGGTGGCGCTTCTTTAGGTAGGAATGGTGCCCATCGGACGGGTTTCGAGAGTTTGAGGTCTTCATCTGTAAATGCTTCAATTCCTTTGCGACCGAGGACAAATTGATCCATGTCTCTGGTCACAACGGCCGGCGTAACACATGAGAACTTCTCAATGGTCGTCTTGAAGCTGTCGGCACGTTGATTGACTGTCGGTATCATCGACTGAATGAGCCTCGATTCCTCTTCGAACCAAGACATTACCAGACGGGGGACTTTAGGGCGAGGCTTGTATGGCCTCTTGTCGGTACCAATAGTCAATAACTCTACCAAGTTCTTGCCATAGATAGGCTTCTTCTGGCGGCGCAGGGCATTAAGATATACGCAGTGTTGAAGTTCTTCAAAACGTCCCCACCTTGCGCCACTCTCCAAGTATGCGATATTTGATGCGACTGTTGAAGGATCTAGGTGGTCGTTTGCTTGGTGTGCTCGGGTTCTTTGAGCCTCTTTGAGGTCCATTAATATTCGATGAGAGCTAAGTTGCGAGATTCGTTCAGCCTGTGTTGTGGAGAGGGTTTCGGATTGTGTGgggatgaggttgaggaagCCGAGGCTGACATCTTTCATGGGTTTGGGGTCGAGAAGTAGCTTCTGAATCCTTTGCTCGATAAAGTCATAGTCTGAGACGACAGACTTGCTCATTCGGAAGGATGTCATGATTGGTCGGTCGACGAAGAGATCTGGGTGGTTGCAGACCTTTCGCAGCTGCATCAGACAATTGATGATGGACAGATAATTGCCAGAGTTGAGTGTCTCCTTCGTGTCATTCCGTGAGAGGAATCCATCGTAGAGCTCACGTTGTCGTTTTGAGAGTCGGCAAAACTCAACGTGCTCATACTTGGCGGGCATTTGCTTCTCGACATCGGCTTTCAATCGTCGTAGTAGATATGGTCGCAGAACTTTGTGTAGCTTCGAGATAATAGCTCGTGCCTCATCGTCCATCTGTTCTCTTCCACTTTCGAGAATTTGCGATTCAGGCTTTGCGAACCAATCGTGAAACTCCTGCAAGTCCGCGAACCCACCCACACCATTTTCGGCTGgcatgaggaagaagaggagtGACCAAAGTTCTGTGAGGTTGTTCTGGAGAGGTGTGCCTGTGAGTAGTAGCCGGGCTTGGGTGTTGAAGCCAAGTAACGTCTGCCATCTTTGAGATTTGaagttcttgatgttgtgCGCTTCATCAAGGATCATGTAATGCCAGCGACGTCGCTTGAACacttgttgatcttggagAACAAGTTGGTATGAGGTAATACAAACATTCCACACATCATCGTTGTTCCAGCCTTGTCGCTTGCGTTTTCGTTCCTCCTGAGATCCGTAGTATGCCAAAATTTTAAAGCCAGGGCACCATTTCTTGAACTCCATTTCCCAATTGAGCATGACACTGGTAGGGACTACAACAAGATGCGGTCCCCAAACTTCGTGTTGACACGCTAGATGTGCAAGAAGAGCAATGGTTTGAATCGTCTTGCCAAGACCCATTTCATCAGCAAGAATACCATTGGTGCTGTTGGCGTAAAGACCTGCCAGCCAGTCAAGTCCATCGCGCTGATACTCTCGTAGTGTGCCTCTAAGAAGAAATGGTACATCAATCTTGTGATTTGATGATTGCTGTGGTGAAGCAGATCGGCTTGGTCCAGTTTTGTCTACAACCATCATCTCCCCAGAAGAAGCCGTGTCCAGCTCAGATGGCTTGGTTTCTGATGTAGGAGGGGGAGACATACTATGAGCACGACTGGGAGGATTAGTTGGTTGTTCTGATGTTGATCTGTTGTTTTCCGAGGGTAGAGTTGGTGCGGATTCTTGTTCCTGGGTGGGTTCTGTCATGACAACCTCAGTGTCTTGTGATGTGAAGCCCTCCGCCACCGGTGCCTCAGTGACGGTATCACCATCGACCGGGACAGCCTTAGTCGCCGCGTCGGGTACATTAGTCTCTAGGGTCGGTGTTGAGGTTTGTTTCTGTGCAATATCGGCGGCCCCTTCATTTTCTATCGCGTTGTGTTTCTCAACAGAAGTTCCCTCATCCTGAACCTCACCATTGACCTTTGGCGTTGACTCTTCTGCGTCAGCCATCTCAGTATCCCCATTCTCGGTTGGCCCTTCTGTCGCAGCTTCAtcgttcatcttcttcagctccgACTTGCCGAAAAGAAGTCCCAGGAGACCAcctccagcatcttcatcagaCTCTTCTTCCGATTCATCAtctccctcctcatcactATCCATATCGGTAGACCCCATATCATCATCCATATCAACAGACTCGTCGCTCGTGTCGGCATTTTCTGTCGCGGTTGCTTGGGCAGTATCGACTGCATCAGTGTCATCGCGGCTTGGTTCGGTAATCGGTGTTTCTGCATCCGGCTTTTCGAGTTCTGGTATATGGGCATACTTTGCTTGCAGCTGTTCTTGTGTCAagttctcatcaccaacatccttcaaatcctcctcttcgtcaccctcttcctcatccgATGACATTAtatcgctgtcggggtcGTCTTCATTATCTCCGTCTTCTCCCGACGCCaagtcaagatcatcatcgtcgtcgtccaTGCTCATGTCGTCGCTAAGATCATCGAAtccatcctcttcctcttcagaaAGTTGCTCGGAATCCAACCCTGCTCTCCGGGCTTGTAGTTTCTGCTCAGAGAGGTTAACAGCCTCATTCAAAGCTGCCTTGACTCTCTTctgctcttcttgttccCATTCGGCCAACCTTCGACGATTGACTTCAACACGAACATTCTCCCATGTACCGAAAAGTGCCTTCATCACAACACGATATCGAGATATCCATATTGCTCTTTGCTCAGCTTCGATCTCTTCCTCTGACTTTGGTTGGCGCCGTAACCACTCGTCTCGACAAGCTTCAGCCAACTTTTTCGCGGTCAATCGATGCCGTTGTTGCTCAGCCAGCATCAATTTTCGAAAGTTCGTCATCGCCTTCACCATGTGGTCTTGTCGAGCCCATTGCCTAGGcggttcttcttctgcttccgGGAGGAATACCGAGCAGCGCCCTTGGGAGAGTAgcccaccatcttcaacttcttgttcAATTCGAAGGATGGTGCGCGCATCCTTGGCAGCCATTTCATCAGTGTAAGGAGGGCCATCTTCAGATGCCTGGAGTCCACCCTCTTCAACAGGAATGTCACCAGCTCGAGCCCAAAAGTCTTCAAAGTTCGTACCAATCTTGGGTTTCTTTCGGACTTGATCAGGATGCACTAGAGGAATATCACCAGAGCGTCCGACTCGTAACTTAATGCGGGGCGATCGATTGGTAACATTTTTCGATTCTTGAATGTCGTCTTTGACGTCGCTAAATCGTGCGGATCTTCTAGATCTAGTCGAGGCTTTTTGGGGAGAAGGGCTTCGACGTCGGGTGGATCGGGAAGGTCGGGTTTCTGTAGGCTTTTTTGAAGATTTTGGAGTCGACGCGGGTGTTTGCTTCGAGGGAGCTTTGGTGGCGGGGCTAGCTTTGTGTGAGCCGTTGGGCATCTTTCTCGAGTTGCCATTAGTCAACTGAATTTCTGCCTTTGGTTTGGAAGCATTGGAATTTGCGCCAGATCGCCTCGTGCTTCGAGTTTTTGTATTTGATTCGATTGGGAGTGTATTGATGCGGCCCGATTTTCGACGTCCATTTTCCGTGAATGACGTCGGGCCGTCGGCAgatatcttcttccatggtggCGACTCGGGCTTAATCTTTTTTGGCGTACGTGGAGGTGTTGATTCTCGTGTGCGTCGTCTTTTTGCAGGTCGTTCATCGTCATGGACATGACCGTTTGGCTGTGATTCCAGTGCATCGCCGTTCGTTTCATCGTGACCATTAGTCATCCCGTTCAACGCGGCATCCCCATTGACGTGCGCCTCAGGCGCGTTCTCGTCCTTGATGGCATCAGGGTCCGACTTGGGCAGCACGTTGGCGGGCGACGCGGTCTCGGGCATAGTCGCAACGTGGAGACAGTGGACGCAGGGGGCGTTTTCTCTGCGAAGCTATCATTTGCGGGGTCGAAATTAATGTCTACAGAATAGTAGCGCTTCAGCGGATATTCATACAAATTTTGCACATGTTCAGATGCCTTGCGGGCGAACTGTGTGGAATTTAGTGGTAAAATCCAATGTCGTCAGCAAAACTTttgagctggagaagaaTCGAAGATGCACGCCCCTGGACCTCCGAATGAGCTAACCGAAAATGGCCCGAACGCGCTTGTTGATGCCTGAGGCCCAATTTTCGGTTGAGAATCATCACAGCCTCCATTGGCTAAAGATTCAACGAGCATCACATCACGTCACAGAGCAATTGGTCGCCGCGACACTGTCACTCGGCCGAGGTATGTTGTCAGGAGGAACTTGATACATTCTCAATTGATCGCTAACTTCTCAGATGCTCCCTCAACGAATTGTGCGGGCCTCGGCCCTGCGCAGCACCATGACAGCTGCTCGACGACTTCCCACGATCCAACGCCGAACCTTCCTCCCCGATCAGTATACCGACAAGAAGGTCATTGACCAGAAGTACCCCGAGCCTCCCAGCTTGAGCGAGGCCGAGGACCCCGGAATGGTCAGTGATGATGGATACGAGGCGGAGCGAAACTGATAATCTCGCAGAACGGCGGCTACATCAACCCTCCCCGAATCAAGCGACAGTTCCGTGACCCTCATGCGAACTGGTGGGATCCTCAGGAGCGACGAAACTTTGGTGAACCCATTCACGAGGATAACGATGTTCTTGGAATCTTTTCTCCCTGGGAGTACACCTGGACTACCACTGGCCCTGGTGCTGTTATGGTCGGAACCTTTATCGCCGTTTTCTTGAGCGTTACCGGAGTTGTCTACCTCAACTATCCCGACCGTCCCGCTTATCCCCGAGAGTTTGAGGGTGGTTTGGAACGAGAGCTTGGTGGCCCTGGAGCTACAAGGGTGAGTGGTCAAGGATATTGGATATTCGTATGCTAACAGTTATAGGCTCGCATGGAGGGTGATGAGGAACCTTGAGAAAATACTCATTTGTACATAAGAAAGAATGGTTCAATGGATTAAGTTCAATGGATGTTAGGACTGTGTACCATTGCAATTGATGGTTGAGACGAACTGACATGATATGGCTAACAAATGGCTTGACTGTGCAAGGTGTAGTTTGTGGCACGGGACTTGAGTATAATGAGAGGCCAATCAATGGAAACAGTTGGATACGAGGCAACGCTCCTTAATTGCTGTTTGTTTAGAAAAGTATCCCAGACCGTCCTGCTTGCACCGAGTCGAACTTACACCAGTGTGTCTTGTCCTTACCGGTGCCTTTGGTCCTAAAAACCTGTCACGGTCCCTGGAATCAACCCTATAGACCACGTTTAGTCCCTAAAATTGGCTCAACAGGCTCCTCGTCGCCTTCCTACaaacataacataacatcTTGGGTAAGAGCAAAGACAAGCCATGATGTCGTCAATAACATCTCCCCCGACTCTCATTCATCGCTTCTACTCCCCCATATCTCCCATCCGATCAAGATGCGGTACGAGGATTGGGATGTCCTTCTTTTCGAGGAGGGCTCTAGTATTCCCTCTCGGGAATTTAAGGTGACATGTCATGTTGTTCAACATGCGGGTAAGTCAACGTTTGGAGTGCCCAACGCCAAAGCTAATCATCGCAGAGTCCATGGGCTCTGCTCTTCCCACCCTTACGTGCTTTGTTCCTGGCCTCAACGCTGGAGTTCCCTTTCGTCTGTCTATCCATTCTTGGAAAGCATTAAAGGATTTAAATGGTGATCATATCCTCAATATTAACAATTCGGTCCTTGAAACCAGGCTCTTTATCGATGGAACTCTTGTTGCGTATGCTTCCCATTTGGCTGCTGGTATCATTGCTAATGATGGCAGATCTACCTCTGCCACCGGCAGCATTCGCTTCCCATTGATCATAAACAGGCAAGGTCACGAGAGCCTCAAGTTTCCCTTTTTCCAGCAGGAACTGCTCTATCAACGTCATTGGAGCCCAGCCGACAACCTCGGCCGTATCAAActcctcatcaaccaaaGCTTTTCCAGTGCTTCGCCGAGTGTTTTGTTCACAGGCAAGGTCAACAAGACAGTTGTCTTTTCCTTTCAACATGCACCCCAACACATTTTAGAAGGCCTTCAAATTGCCTGGCCTAACCCAGCCATGTGGAATCGTCAACGCCAACCTTCTGCATTAGCTTCTACCGATAGTTCCCATGTCAGCTCACGTCCACCACTTTTTGCGCGTCGTGGACTAGCGGGCCCGGAACATATTAATGATGACGCTCTTGGAACGATGTCATTTTCTGGTTACCCTACATTTGGATGCCCAAATACTCCAGTAAACGGGCCAATGTCACCATGGAGTTACGTTCTCGCCCCGCCAGGAAGAGAAGGGTCACCATATGTGTTGGCTTCCGAGGTGCAGCCTCGTAGAAACCAGGAACGAGCATGGCCGACTTCTCCAATTTTCACCGACGCCACGTTTAGGTTGGATCAGACCCAGAATGCATCGCAACAGATGTACCCCCAGCCGAACAGTGCTCCGATGTCATTTGTGCAACCTCAGCTACACAGTCCTGCGATTCAAGGGTCGACCGAATTCGGCCGAGGAACTCCAAGAAATCCTGCCAGGCTTATCTTTGCGCCGAAACGCAACAGTCCACAGGAGTCTTTCAACTTGGATGTTATTGAGAGGGCGACAAAGAGAGCTCGAACCAACACTCCAGAGTCTGCAAAGACACTTAACCACGAACAGCAAAATATCAGCCCTCACTTTGGTAGCCCTTACGAGTTGATAAACCTAGCTGAGGATATCATTTGATCTTACGAGCGGATTAGGCGGTCCCCTTGTAGTCAATTACGGAACGCATCATATGACATGGTAGGGGTATGATATCTCACCGTTTCCGACATTGTTGCTCTTGTCCTACATGTAGCATTAACCCATGTTTTATCACATATCAACATTTGTTGTCTAGCTGGTTAGATGCACAAGCATAGTTTGACCTTCGACAGGCAGTCGTTAATACAACATGCGATGATTCATCAGCTTCGCGAAGGTTCCGGGCTTCCATCTTAATGCCTTGCATGTAAACGACTTTACAGAAATATGAATGGCAGGCTACTGGCAGCTTATAACACCTTGTACGACAGTTGTAACACCCAGTCTCGTCATGTTGACTCACTCAACGTGGAGGATTCGAGGTCGGCCATTCGACCTCCGTCCTCCGGTCCAAAGTTCATTCATTACAAAGCTAGGATGAGTTCGGGCTCGGGGTGTATTGTAAGTCCGCATATTGCGAAACCTCAAAAGTAGGGACCGTTCTGACCATCTCGTTCTCTTCTAAATGATCGAATTGGTTTGGTTAGGGTGGCACaacttctcatcctcaagcCTCCTCTTATATCGTGTAGCCCATTTGCACCCAACCTATAACGAGATCACTGCCGACCTGATACTATTCGTGGCTTTCATGTCGATCTATGCGAGTTCGTCAAAGGATCAAAGTGTTCACATAGACATCCACCTCAAGGCCATCGCGCGACTGAGATGAGATTGGCCACTCTCATTGATCCCAAGATATATGGGCTTACCCACGGCTGAAGCTGAACGGAAACTCCGACAGTCATCTGAGGCTTATAGACAATCCGAAGGATCCTCAAGCCCCACGGCTTCCGGCTTCCGCTAGGCCGCAATTTCTAGCCTGGAGGAGTAAATGCGCTACACAATCTTATTGTTCCGCGCTTTCTCTTGGTCAAGGCCACTGAAGTCATGGCAGGCCCCCATATGCATGGGCGGAATGCCACACCGTTGTGCCAGGCCACAACCGCAGGTGAAGATCTTTTGTGAAGTCTTGTTGCTGTGTTTTTCTCTGGCCCCCGACGTAAGACGAAAAGTTCATCGACTCAGCATGAACTTCCTGAAAAGATTCCGTCGTGTTACATTACTCTGCAGGCTTCTCGTGGGTGATTGATGAAGCTAAAAGGCCTGTCTTTCCGCACGCTTGGCTCTCGTTCCAGTTTATTTCCAACAGTGCTCGTTGAAACTCACTCAAGATGGCTTCTATTATGTCCGCCCCAGACTACTCAATGGCTGCGACGAGTCGTTCGCACCTGAGCGTACGTCTACCAAAAGAAACTCTTTACTCATCTTTGAGGGAATCTTCTCGCTACTTTAACTTCGATTCAGAAACGGCCAAGCTTGCTCGGGATGCTGATGAGTGGCTCACAACCCATCCCAACGGTTCAGGATCTAAAGAGTCCAAGGATGTTAACGGTATAAGTCGACCTTCGTCAATTGCCCCAAGCAACTTTAGTGTTCGGTCTTTACCAGCAGACTACAGTATGCCGGAGTATCATGGTAGAGACTTTCCTCATCCTGTGATGGGCTCAGTGCGTCACAACGAGATTAGACCTCGATCTGCTGCTCCAACAGAGAGTACTGAGAAGCTTCGATCATCACCTCCCGTGGACGGCGTTGAGCCCACAGGACCTGATCAAGAGTATCCCACTGGAGTGAAGCTCGCCTTGATCACCCTCGCTCTCTGTCTTGCCGTCTTTGTCATGGCCCTAGGTAAGTGTACCATCCCCATTAGTGACCTCGCTCACACGTCAGACAACTCCATCATTGCAACCGCAATTCCAAGAATCACCGATGCTTTCGAAAGTCTCAATGATGTGGGGTGGTACGGCTCAGCATACATGCTTACAACGGCCGCACTGCAGCTGTTCTTTGGTAAGCTGTATACCTACGGCAGCATCAAGTGGACCTTTCTGTCAGCCATTGCTATCTTTGAGGTTGGTAGCCTCATCTGCGGTGTCGCCCCCGACAGTGTCACCCTCATCGTGGGACGAGCTATCGCCGGCGTCGGTGGCGCTGGCATATTTGCTGGTGCACTCACCATCCTTGCCTTTTCAGTACCTCTTCACAAGAGACCTATCTATACGGGTCTTGTCAGTGGTATGTGGGGCATTTCTTCCGTTGCTGGGCCTCTGCTTGGTGGTCTCTTTACCGACAAGGTTTCATGGCGTTGGTGTTTCTACATCAACCTTCCCATCGGCGCCATTACTGTTGTTgtcattctcttcttctttcccgAACCCGAGCGTGATATCGAGCCTGCGACATGGCGAGTGCGCTTCTGGCAGCTTGATCCTATCGGAACTGGCATCTTTATGCCCGCCATCGTGTGTCTCTTGCTGGCTCTGCAATGGGGTGGCGTCGACTACGACTGGGATGACTCGGTCATCACATCTCTCTTCATGCTCGCTgcctttcttctcatcttgtttgtCTATGTGCAGTACAAGATGGACGAAAACGCCACTGTGCCTCCTCGTATCTTCAAAAAGCGCACCGTCTGGGCTGGCGCCTTTTTCTCATTCAATACGGGCGCGTGTTTCCTCACAGCCATGTACTTCCTGCCAATTTGGTTCCAGGCTGTACAAGGACAAAGCCCTATCATGTCGGGCGTGAGAAACCTCCCGATGCTTCTCGGCATCGTTCTCTGTGCCATGGCCGCTGGTGCTGCCGTCACTGCCTGGGGCTACTACACACCCTTCATGATCGCCGGCTCAATCCTCATGGCCATCGGCTtcggcatcatcaccacATTTGAAGTCGaaacatcaacagccaaaTGGATAGGCTACCAGCTCATCGCCGGCATTGGCGTAGGCGTCGGTCTTCAGCAATCCCTTATCGCCGTCCAAGTCGTCTGCGACATGGTCGACGTCCCTACAGCCACAGCCCTCATCGTCTTTGCTCAAACTCTTGGCGGTGCGCTCTGCGTTACAGCTGGTAACACTGTCTTCACCAACAcgctcatcaacaagatcaatgAGCATGTGCCCGGTCTTGACCCATACTTTGTCATCGCGACTGGTGCGACGAATATTCGCAGCGTGATCAGAGAGGAGTGGCTTGATGGAGTGATTCTCGCGTACAACGACGCGTTGACGACAAGTTTCTATGTTGGTGCTGGAACCGCGTCGGCGACGATCATTGGTGCGATGTTGGTGGAGTGGAGGAGCGTCAAGGGTCATGACATTGAAATGGGGGCGGCTTAGGTAAGGGTCAGAGtgtccatgatgatggttgatgTCGGTAGTGAGAGAGGTGACGGGTAGAATATAATGAGGCTGAGTACGGTAGATGGCAGCAGTACATTCTTATGAATGGT
This genomic stretch from Fusarium oxysporum f. sp. lycopersici 4287 chromosome 2, whole genome shotgun sequence harbors:
- a CDS encoding hypothetical protein (At least one base has a quality score < 10); amino-acid sequence: MISLWPASSEDQSEGGGDLAAPRASHSHGKAAHDPTEVG
- a CDS encoding adenosinetriphosphatase (At least one base has a quality score < 10), with product MPETASPANVLPKSDPDAIKDENAPEAHVNGDAALNGMTNGHDETNGDALESQPNGHVHDDERPAKRRRTRESTPPRTPKKIKPESPPWKKISADGPTSFTENGRRKSGRINTLPIESNTKTRSTRRSGANSNASKPKAEIQLTNGNSRKMPNGSHKASPATKAPSKQTPASTPKSSKKPTETRPSRSTRRRSPSPQKASTRSRRSARFSDVKDDIQESKNVTNRSPRIKLRVGRSGDIPLVHPDQVRKKPKIGTNFEDFWARAGDIPVEEGGLQASEDGPPYTDEMAAKDARTILRIEQEVEDGGLLSQGRCSVFLPEAEEEPPRQWARQDHMVKAMTNFRKLMLAEQQRHRLTAKKLAEACRDEWLRRQPKSEEEIEAEQRAIWISRYRVVMKALFGTWENVRVEVNRRRLAEWEQEEQKRVKAALNEAVNLSEQKLQARRAGLDSEQLSEEEEDGFDDLSDDMSMDDDDDDLDLASGEDGDNEDDPDSDIMSSDEEEGDEEEDLKDVGDENLTQEQLQAKYAHIPELEKPDAETPITEPSRDDTDAVDTAQATATENADTSDESVDMDDDMGSTDMDSDEEGDDESEEESDEDAGGGLLGLLFGKSELKKMNDEAATEGPTENGDTEMADAEESTPKVNGEVQDEGTSVEKHNAIENEGAADIAQKQTSTPTLETNVPDAATKAVPVDGDTVTEAPVAEGFTSQDTEVVMTEPTQEQESAPTLPSENNRSTSEQPTNPPSRAHSMSPPPTSETKPSELDTASSGEMMVVDKTGPSRSASPQQSSNHKIDVPFLLRGTLREYQRDGLDWLAGLYANSTNGILADEMGLGKTIQTIALLAHLACQHEVWGPHLVVVPTSVMLNWEMEFKKWCPGFKILAYYGSQEERKRKRQGWNNDDVWNVCITSYQLVLQDQQVFKRRRWHYMILDEAHNIKNFKSQRWQTLLGFNTQARLLLTGTPLQNNLTELWSLLFFLMPAENGVGGFADLQEFHDWFAKPESQILESGREQMDDEARAIISKLHKVLRPYLLRRLKADVEKQMPAKYEHVEFCRLSKRQRELYDGFLSRNDTKETLNSGNYLSIINCLMQLRKVCNHPDLFVDRPIMTSFRMSKSVVSDYDFIEQRIQKLLLDPKPMKDVSLGFLNLIPTQSETLSTTQAERISQLSSHRILMDLKEAQRTRAHQANDHLDPSTVASNIAYLESGARWGRFEELQHCVYLNALRRQKKPIYGKNLVELLTIGTDKRPYKPRPKVPRLVMSWFEEESRLIQSMIPTVNQRADSFKTTIEKFSCVTPAVVTRDMDQFVLGRKGIEAFTDEDLKLSKPVRWAPFLPKEAPPDPWHEGRMRLSIQFPDKRLLQYDCGKLQVLDKLLRKLQTGGHRALIFTQMTKVLDILEQFLNIHGHKYLRLDGATKVEQRQILTDRFNNDPRILCFILSTRSGGLGINLTGADTVIFYDQDWNPAMDKQCQDRCHRIGQTRDVHIYRLVSEHTIEANILRKASQKQMLDDVVIQEGEFTTDYFNKLSVRDVLSDKLDTKSEGLDAADAALDRVLGGPDTNTDQRRVGRALEQAEDREDVAAARVAEKEIQADDADFTEKPSNNASGTSTARQGTPAGKSVLDGGLDDLDTPQLEEELEYNAWGHKMHTIDDYMLSIMQSNSKTQNSRNKKNAATGMARTTAVFTTFFACRIWAGW
- a CDS encoding NADH dehydrogenase (ubiquinone) 1 beta subcomplex 8; amino-acid sequence: MLPQRIVRASALRSTMTAARRLPTIQRRTFLPDQYTDKKVIDQKYPEPPSLSEAEDPGMNGGYINPPRIKRQFRDPHANWWDPQERRNFGEPIHEDNDVLGIFSPWEYTWTTTGPGAVMVGTFIAVFLSVTGVVYLNYPDRPAYPREFEGGLERELGGPGATRARMEGDEEP